A region from the Gemmatimonadota bacterium genome encodes:
- a CDS encoding CPBP family intramembrane metalloprotease codes for MPAPVASPLPATRRTYWHEARAPRYSLTFAVPLFVLYEFLAAALHGVSGGVRNGADVMLKAPFIAAFGGRGPLVFVGLLAVACGWAILRDRKKGPIHGATFGLMFVESLALAAVFGVVIGTLTAKLLGPLQGTGLALAQLDRLGVPGGIMVSLGAGLYEELLFRVVLVGAMLWGAKRLLGWGPVASGTFAIVAGALVFSGFHYIGAYGDPFTISSFTFRAVAGLAFSGLYVLRGFGITAWTHALYDILIVMFGGG; via the coding sequence ATGCCTGCCCCTGTTGCTTCCCCGCTCCCCGCCACGCGCCGCACCTATTGGCACGAGGCGCGCGCGCCCAGGTACAGCCTGACGTTCGCTGTGCCGCTGTTCGTCCTGTACGAGTTCCTGGCGGCTGCCCTCCACGGCGTCTCCGGCGGGGTTCGCAACGGGGCGGACGTGATGCTCAAGGCGCCGTTCATCGCGGCATTCGGAGGACGTGGACCGCTGGTCTTCGTGGGCCTGCTGGCCGTTGCCTGCGGCTGGGCGATCCTGAGAGACCGAAAGAAGGGCCCGATCCACGGGGCCACCTTCGGCCTCATGTTCGTCGAGTCGCTGGCCCTGGCCGCCGTGTTCGGTGTGGTGATTGGCACCCTCACCGCGAAGCTGCTGGGCCCGTTGCAGGGGACCGGGCTCGCCCTGGCGCAGCTGGATCGGCTGGGTGTGCCCGGCGGTATCATGGTGTCGTTAGGCGCGGGGCTCTACGAGGAGCTGCTGTTCCGGGTGGTGCTGGTTGGCGCGATGCTCTGGGGGGCGAAGCGCCTGCTCGGCTGGGGGCCGGTGGCGAGCGGCACCTTCGCCATTGTCGCGGGGGCGTTGGTATTCTCCGGGTTCCACTACATCGGGGCGTACGGCGATCCCTTCACGATCAGTTCCTTCACCTTCCGTGCCGTCGCCGGGTTGGCCTTTAGCGGGCTCTATGTGCTCCGCGGGTTCGGCATTACGGCGTGGACCCATGCCCTGTACGACATCCTCATCGTGATGTTTGGCGGCGGCTAA
- a CDS encoding SusC/RagA family TonB-linked outer membrane protein, protein MRRFLVFAIASLALLTTSSAGAQQREITGTVTVTGTGQPLTDAIVGVVGSAGGARTNERGEYRLRAPNGDVTIQVRAIGYKRSTQRVAGSASTANFSMEKDVLQLEGVTVTGAATTIDRKNAATSISAVSAQELARVPAPSLESAMQGKTVGVSFNMNNGAPGGGAQVQIRGASSLLGNIQPLFVVDGVIISNAVRATRQSVATRQLNSGEENGTNRLADINPNDIESVEVLKSAAASAIYGSQATNGVVVITTKRGSAGAPRFNLSQRAGTYSLLRNKGTRKFKDLDQVLGVIGNNAEGIALARANCTPQCPYYDMVGTLFGRNDPTLETSLTLTGGVGSQGRYFLSANHRDEQGIATNTYAVRQSMRANIDQSIGSKINVSLGMNMIRSRGARGVTNNDNTFSSPLYAWGYTPAIADFTKRNANGIIVDNPFPGGGVLNSANPFQTYDLFKNDEDIWRQIFSGRASYNAWTTDKNNVTLTAIGGADRFSNESYVLAPPELQQVRLGAPGGGATPGTVVQGNGTNKFVNGTVSAVWNNNTFSWMNSTTQVGLQYEERGSNDYNLIARGLAPQQINANAQAQVVTAEQTRTQIKNQAWLAQQEAVMFDEKLYLSVAVRGERSSVNGDPTKFYYFPRASASYRLVNFVPKVSELKLRASYGQAGNQPQYGERFLVLASSGQIGGSTSLVQNPTVNNPLAKPEINNEIEVGFDASMWRDRLRLEATYFNRKITDLLVRPVPAPSTGVASTIVNGGEMESQGYEVGLTAIPVQTNNLTWTSRATWYQNRQDITDFPEGVLPFLAPAGGGFGNAYGRLRFTEGYPVSTIWGNTVGANGAVSANAIADANAKYMMNFTNDVQYRRLTFTSVLDYKHGGYLSNLTQSLYDEGRNTWDYDDPSPDAAIGATLGAYRFNKWNGGSDARVYVQKASFAKLRELSVSYDMPQNWYSRIPGARNGRLSVSGRNLFMITPYNSYDPEVNNAGSVVARVVDLAPFPPTRSFFLTIDLGW, encoded by the coding sequence GTGCGAAGGTTTCTTGTATTCGCCATCGCATCGCTCGCCCTGCTGACGACGTCGTCGGCGGGGGCGCAGCAACGCGAAATCACCGGAACGGTGACGGTCACCGGAACGGGCCAACCGCTCACGGATGCCATCGTCGGCGTGGTGGGCAGCGCGGGCGGCGCCCGCACGAACGAACGCGGTGAGTATCGGCTGCGCGCGCCGAACGGCGATGTGACCATTCAGGTGCGCGCGATCGGGTACAAGCGGTCGACCCAGCGTGTCGCCGGCTCAGCGAGCACGGCCAACTTCTCGATGGAGAAGGACGTGCTGCAACTCGAAGGCGTGACGGTGACCGGTGCGGCTACCACGATCGATCGCAAGAACGCCGCGACGTCGATCTCCGCCGTGTCCGCCCAGGAACTCGCCCGCGTGCCGGCGCCGTCGCTTGAGAGCGCGATGCAAGGCAAGACGGTGGGCGTTTCCTTCAACATGAATAACGGTGCGCCGGGCGGTGGTGCCCAGGTGCAGATCCGCGGCGCGTCGTCGCTCCTTGGGAACATCCAGCCGCTGTTCGTGGTGGACGGCGTCATCATTTCGAACGCGGTGCGTGCCACGCGCCAGTCGGTCGCGACCCGCCAGCTCAACTCCGGCGAAGAGAACGGCACGAACCGGCTCGCGGACATCAACCCGAACGACATCGAGTCGGTCGAGGTGCTGAAGTCGGCGGCGGCGAGCGCGATCTACGGCTCGCAGGCGACCAACGGGGTCGTCGTGATCACGACGAAGCGTGGTTCGGCCGGCGCTCCGCGCTTCAATCTGTCTCAGCGAGCCGGTACGTATTCGCTGCTGCGGAACAAAGGGACGCGGAAGTTCAAGGACCTCGACCAAGTCCTGGGTGTGATCGGCAACAACGCCGAGGGAATTGCCCTTGCCCGCGCGAACTGCACGCCGCAGTGCCCGTACTATGACATGGTCGGCACGCTGTTCGGCCGCAACGACCCGACGCTCGAGACCTCGCTGACCCTGACGGGTGGCGTTGGCTCGCAGGGCCGGTATTTCCTGTCCGCGAACCATCGCGATGAGCAAGGGATCGCGACCAACACGTATGCCGTCCGGCAGTCGATGCGCGCCAACATCGACCAGTCGATTGGCTCGAAGATCAATGTGTCGCTCGGCATGAACATGATCCGCTCGCGCGGCGCGCGCGGCGTCACGAACAACGACAACACCTTCTCCTCTCCGCTGTACGCGTGGGGCTATACCCCCGCCATCGCGGATTTCACGAAGCGCAACGCGAACGGGATCATCGTCGATAATCCGTTCCCGGGCGGTGGCGTGCTTAACAGTGCCAACCCGTTCCAGACGTACGACCTGTTCAAGAATGACGAGGACATCTGGCGCCAGATTTTCTCCGGTCGCGCGAGCTACAACGCCTGGACCACCGACAAGAACAACGTGACCCTGACGGCGATTGGTGGCGCGGACCGATTCAGCAATGAGTCGTACGTCCTTGCCCCGCCTGAGCTCCAGCAGGTGCGCCTCGGGGCGCCGGGCGGCGGCGCGACGCCGGGCACCGTGGTTCAGGGCAACGGCACCAACAAGTTCGTCAACGGGACCGTATCGGCCGTGTGGAACAACAACACCTTCTCGTGGATGAACTCGACGACCCAAGTCGGGTTGCAGTACGAGGAACGCGGATCGAACGACTACAACCTGATCGCCCGCGGCCTTGCGCCGCAGCAGATCAACGCCAACGCCCAAGCGCAGGTGGTGACCGCGGAGCAGACGCGAACCCAAATCAAGAACCAGGCGTGGCTCGCCCAGCAGGAAGCGGTGATGTTCGACGAGAAGCTCTACCTCTCGGTCGCTGTGCGCGGCGAGCGGTCGTCGGTGAACGGCGACCCGACCAAGTTCTACTACTTCCCGCGCGCGTCGGCATCGTACCGGTTGGTCAACTTCGTGCCGAAGGTCAGCGAGCTCAAGCTGCGCGCATCGTATGGGCAGGCGGGCAACCAACCGCAATACGGTGAGCGCTTCCTCGTGCTGGCTTCGTCGGGTCAGATCGGCGGAAGCACCTCGCTCGTCCAGAACCCCACGGTGAACAACCCGCTCGCCAAGCCCGAGATCAACAACGAGATCGAGGTGGGTTTTGACGCCTCGATGTGGCGTGACCGCCTGCGGTTGGAGGCGACCTACTTCAATCGAAAGATCACGGACCTCCTCGTGCGTCCGGTGCCGGCGCCCTCCACGGGCGTTGCCTCGACGATCGTCAACGGCGGTGAGATGGAGTCACAGGGGTACGAAGTTGGCCTGACGGCCATCCCGGTGCAGACCAACAACCTCACCTGGACCTCGCGGGCCACCTGGTACCAGAACCGTCAGGACATCACCGATTTTCCCGAGGGAGTCCTGCCGTTCCTTGCCCCCGCTGGTGGTGGATTCGGGAACGCCTACGGCCGCCTCCGGTTCACCGAGGGGTACCCCGTCTCCACGATCTGGGGCAACACGGTGGGCGCCAACGGCGCGGTCTCGGCCAACGCCATCGCCGACGCGAACGCGAAGTACATGATGAACTTCACCAACGACGTGCAGTATCGTCGCCTGACGTTCACCAGCGTGCTGGACTACAAGCACGGCGGCTACCTGTCGAACCTGACGCAGTCCCTGTACGACGAAGGCCGGAACACGTGGGACTACGATGATCCGTCTCCGGATGCGGCCATCGGGGCCACCCTCGGCGCCTACCGTTTCAACAAATGGAACGGGGGCTCGGACGCTCGCGTGTATGTGCAAAAGGCCTCGTTCGCCAAGCTGCGCGAGCTGTCGGTCTCGTACGACATGCCGCAGAACTGGTATTCCCGTATCCCGGGCGCCCGCAACGGCCGCCTCTCGGTCTCCGGGCGCAACCTGTTCATGATCACGCCCTACAACAGCTACGACCCGGAAGTGAACAACGCCGGCAGCGTCGTGGCCCGCGTCGTCGACCTGGCGCCGTTCCCGCCGACGCGTTCGTTCTTCCTCACCATCGACCTGGGGTGGTAA
- a CDS encoding RagB/SusD family nutrient uptake outer membrane protein, translating to MTTSHTSMKHSLFRVAAATLVALTAACNADQLNIRDFNRPTIDGVAKDPNGIQILATGLTDAERDQWFGMISDFGIFGRESYRYFATDARSVSNYLIGIAGPKLDPAGFASGNWGGRFQQMRNVVKFNEAVDAAPTLSASDKRGAKGFANTFYALNVMYLIISRDTLGTPVTITEDVTQPAPFVTRDSAYKFVIGTLDAAAQDLAAGGAAFPFALHAGYTGFNTPSTFLRFNRALAARANNYRGSLGCGAPCYNAALTALQGTWVPALGSTVTQANLDVGVYHIFSTAAGDTPNTASFTQDAQNYAHASTVTDAQARTGGVDARVERKVVALAAPVPSPGGFGIAATHRFNVYPTNTTNGPIVRAEELMMLRAEANIMTGNANGALQDVNAVRTVSGGLPAVASLGATQAAQLDAMLYEKRMSLLFEGHRWHDLRRYNRLGTLPLDRTNHFVARVMPIPQAECDGRSTKPNGC from the coding sequence ATGACCACCTCCCATACTTCCATGAAGCACTCGCTCTTCCGGGTCGCGGCCGCCACCCTTGTGGCGCTGACGGCGGCCTGCAATGCGGACCAGCTGAATATTCGGGACTTCAACCGCCCAACCATCGACGGCGTGGCCAAGGACCCGAATGGGATCCAGATCCTCGCCACCGGTCTCACCGATGCGGAGCGCGACCAGTGGTTTGGCATGATCTCGGACTTCGGGATCTTCGGCCGCGAGTCGTATCGGTACTTCGCCACTGACGCCCGTTCCGTCTCCAACTACCTGATTGGTATCGCCGGCCCCAAGCTCGATCCGGCGGGCTTTGCCTCGGGCAACTGGGGTGGGCGGTTCCAGCAGATGCGGAACGTCGTGAAGTTCAACGAGGCCGTCGACGCTGCTCCCACCCTCTCCGCAAGCGACAAACGGGGAGCGAAGGGTTTTGCGAACACGTTCTATGCGCTGAACGTCATGTACCTCATTATCTCTCGTGACACCCTGGGGACCCCGGTGACGATCACGGAAGACGTGACCCAGCCGGCCCCCTTCGTCACGCGTGACTCTGCCTACAAGTTCGTGATCGGCACGCTCGACGCGGCCGCTCAGGACCTGGCGGCGGGTGGTGCGGCGTTCCCCTTTGCGTTGCACGCTGGCTACACCGGGTTCAACACACCCTCCACGTTCCTGCGGTTCAATCGCGCGCTCGCGGCTCGGGCGAATAACTACCGCGGGTCCCTTGGTTGTGGTGCGCCGTGTTACAACGCCGCGCTCACGGCCCTCCAGGGCACCTGGGTTCCGGCGCTGGGGTCGACGGTCACGCAGGCTAACCTGGATGTCGGTGTGTATCACATCTTCTCCACTGCGGCCGGCGACACGCCAAACACCGCGTCATTCACCCAGGATGCGCAGAACTACGCGCATGCGTCTACGGTGACCGATGCGCAGGCTCGCACCGGGGGCGTCGATGCCCGCGTCGAGCGTAAGGTGGTCGCACTCGCGGCGCCCGTGCCATCGCCCGGTGGCTTCGGGATTGCGGCGACGCATCGTTTCAACGTGTACCCGACCAACACCACCAACGGCCCGATTGTGCGAGCCGAGGAACTCATGATGTTGCGCGCAGAGGCCAACATCATGACCGGGAATGCGAATGGCGCGCTGCAGGATGTCAACGCGGTCCGCACGGTGTCCGGTGGTCTGCCGGCCGTGGCGAGCCTCGGCGCCACCCAGGCCGCGCAGCTCGACGCCATGCTGTACGAAAAGCGCATGTCCCTGCTGTTCGAAGGGCACCGCTGGCATGACCTCCGCCGGTACAACCGGCTCGGGACGCTGCCGCTGGACCGCACGAACCACTTCGTTGCCCGGGTGATGCCGATCCCGCAGGCGGAGTGCGATGGACGTTCAACGAAGCCGAACGGCTGCTAG
- a CDS encoding aminotransferase class V-fold PLP-dependent enzyme, whose translation MPTPPTARPATIAVRAGRSPDPVTGAISEPITLSTTFLREPDGTYTSGYIYSREKAPNRTALEVALAALDGGEDAAAFSSGLAATSALLQALRPGDHVICPREVYYGVKKLLGQVFAPWGLEHSIVDTTDLDAVRAAVRPSTRLVWAESPSNPTVSVSDLSALAEIAHAAGALFAVDNTWGTPFGQRVLELGADVAMYSTTKYHGGHSDVLSGALVTRTRGEWWERVRMLQATMGAVPSAFDAWLVHRGIASMECRVHRHCSNAEFVARGLEGHPALEVVHYPGLERHPGHAIARRQMRMFGGMGSIQVKGGAAEALAVTGRVRLFTRATSLGGVESLIEHRHSIEGPESPTPPNLLRLSIGLEDPQDLLDDLRQALR comes from the coding sequence ATGCCCACACCTCCCACTGCTCGACCGGCAACCATCGCTGTCCGGGCGGGTCGATCGCCAGACCCCGTCACGGGGGCGATCTCCGAGCCGATCACCCTCAGCACGACATTCCTGCGCGAGCCGGATGGGACCTACACCAGCGGCTACATCTACTCGCGGGAGAAGGCGCCCAACCGGACCGCGCTTGAGGTCGCTCTTGCGGCACTCGATGGGGGTGAGGACGCCGCCGCGTTTTCGTCGGGGCTCGCGGCGACAAGCGCGCTGTTGCAGGCGCTGCGTCCCGGCGATCACGTCATCTGCCCCCGCGAGGTCTACTACGGCGTCAAGAAGCTCTTGGGGCAGGTGTTTGCGCCGTGGGGACTGGAACACTCCATCGTCGACACGACGGACCTGGACGCCGTACGCGCCGCCGTTCGTCCCTCCACGCGGCTGGTGTGGGCCGAGTCACCGAGCAACCCGACGGTCTCCGTGAGTGATCTGTCCGCGCTGGCCGAGATTGCCCACGCGGCAGGTGCGCTCTTCGCGGTCGACAACACCTGGGGGACGCCCTTTGGCCAGCGCGTGCTCGAGCTCGGGGCCGATGTGGCGATGTACTCCACGACGAAATACCACGGGGGACATTCCGACGTGCTGAGCGGCGCCCTGGTGACCAGGACGCGCGGCGAGTGGTGGGAGCGTGTGCGGATGTTGCAGGCGACGATGGGTGCGGTGCCGTCCGCCTTCGATGCCTGGCTGGTGCACCGCGGGATCGCCTCGATGGAGTGTCGCGTGCATCGGCATTGCAGCAACGCCGAGTTTGTCGCCCGCGGGTTGGAGGGCCACCCGGCGCTGGAGGTGGTACACTATCCCGGGCTGGAGCGGCACCCGGGCCACGCCATCGCGCGCCGGCAGATGCGGATGTTCGGGGGGATGGGCTCGATCCAGGTGAAGGGCGGGGCCGCCGAGGCCCTCGCGGTCACGGGCCGGGTGCGGCTGTTTACCCGCGCCACCTCGTTAGGCGGTGTGGAGAGCTTGATCGAGCACCGGCATAGTATTGAGGGGCCGGAATCGCCAACCCCGCCCAACCTGTTGCGCCTGTCGATCGGGCTCGAGGATCCGCAAGACCTGCTGGACGACCTGCGGCAGGCGTTGAGGTAG
- a CDS encoding RsmD family RNA methyltransferase: MRIVGGTFAGRDLTSPNDDRVRPTSELVRIRWMELVAAELPGARVLDLFAGTGAVGLEALSRGSRSVDFVETRPSSLHALKANVAALRVRDRTRVFKKDALPFAAAIAPEAYDLAFADPPYESRMLDRLIEGWLVSRFARVLSVEHATGHALPPGGTCVRLGDSALTTYR; this comes from the coding sequence ATGCGCATCGTCGGCGGCACCTTTGCGGGGCGCGACCTGACGTCGCCCAACGACGATCGCGTGCGACCCACATCCGAGCTGGTCCGGATCCGGTGGATGGAGCTCGTGGCCGCCGAGCTGCCGGGCGCACGAGTCTTGGACCTCTTTGCGGGGACCGGTGCCGTAGGGCTCGAAGCGCTCTCACGGGGCAGCCGCTCCGTCGACTTTGTCGAGACGCGCCCGTCCAGCCTGCATGCGCTCAAGGCCAACGTTGCCGCGCTGCGCGTGCGAGACCGAACCCGAGTCTTCAAGAAGGACGCCCTGCCCTTCGCGGCAGCGATCGCGCCCGAGGCCTACGACCTCGCGTTTGCCGACCCGCCGTACGAGTCACGGATGCTCGATCGGTTGATCGAGGGGTGGCTGGTCTCGCGCTTCGCGCGTGTGTTGTCCGTCGAGCACGCGACCGGTCATGCGCTGCCGCCCGGCGGCACGTGCGTGCGCCTGGGGGACAGCGCCCTCACCACGTATCGCTGA
- a CDS encoding prolyl oligopeptidase family serine peptidase, with protein sequence MSIRSACLVVVLCLSPTAHSQPRSPFTANDALDVTSFAVVDLTSDGRWIAATSTTRRSGLGVDYRRDGDPSYIRPAHATVWIIDATTGERRQVFPDPRNVRAAAWSPDAALLGMLVLVDSTFVPMVWSRISGVARTLPVPPGQYVAENSDLRWSADGRRVVVSLRTVQWKARVAAEFARLTRGPVFVQDSKDPFLAWDGIRRLGNVRSIAAIDVATGRTSELLPEGNIASFTLSADDSLLAYQQDITTKTDYDVIFGTENRLMLRQLGSQAPATIIHPTLRGMTLSWAEDGRRYAYARDGRVYVARLGDGAPRQIAGPDSVPATAQDTSAAARQARATARFSVARWSPRGDALLLTNPQGFWVADAASGQRELVLATDTLPSAPRYAPVAWSPDGTHLYFTHASRTQWERGLLRVDRTTRQREDLARDRRLYQGFRLSKDGSRLVFTASEGNRPGELYSADPSLRTPRALTNANPQLASKTLARTELITYRDTDGRTRYGVAYLPADFRTGTPAPTLFNVYEEFLDDTFDATANVFTSAGYVVVKPSVAFETGFPGEAWLKGVTSAANALVERGIADSARLGVFGTSYGGYATNLLITQTPRFKAAVNVSGKVDMISFYTDSPRLGVRNIHAAEKSQDRLGATLWQQPQKYVAHSAIMFADRITTPLMLVTGEQDSNVPADNSREMYYALRRLGKDVTWVNYMNSGHGTPGTNGAEFIDYHERLLGFFDSHLKSRPAPAVEATSLTGEPLYRNTPTGAAATRMAEQLADARRAWRMAPANADSLIWLGRRTAYPGRFNDAIAIFTDGIAQHPNDARMYRHRGHRYLSVRRIDEAIADFEKAATLIRGRKDEVEPDGAPNARGIPTSTLQSNIWYHLGLAYYLKGDFTNALRAYREDMKVSTNPDMQVATSHWLYMTLRRMGRDAEAARILDPITADMPVIENGSYHRLLLLYKGLLKPEEVLRNFGADGGLDDVTTAYGVGNWHLYNGRPAEAEAIFDRIIATRSQWASFGYLSAEAEKRRRVADR encoded by the coding sequence ATGTCGATTCGAAGCGCCTGCCTCGTCGTCGTGCTGTGCCTCTCCCCGACCGCGCACAGCCAGCCCAGGTCGCCCTTCACGGCCAACGACGCGCTTGACGTGACCTCGTTTGCTGTCGTCGACCTTACATCGGATGGCCGGTGGATCGCGGCAACCTCGACCACCCGGCGAAGCGGCCTCGGGGTCGACTATCGCCGCGACGGCGACCCGTCATACATCCGCCCAGCGCACGCCACCGTGTGGATCATCGACGCCACCACCGGAGAACGTCGTCAGGTCTTTCCAGACCCTCGAAATGTTCGGGCAGCCGCGTGGTCGCCGGATGCCGCCCTGCTCGGTATGCTGGTCCTCGTCGATAGCACGTTCGTGCCCATGGTCTGGAGTCGGATCTCCGGCGTCGCGCGGACGCTGCCCGTGCCACCGGGACAGTACGTCGCCGAAAACTCCGACCTTCGATGGAGCGCCGACGGTCGCCGCGTCGTCGTGTCCCTTCGTACCGTCCAATGGAAGGCACGTGTCGCGGCCGAATTCGCGCGGCTCACACGCGGCCCGGTCTTCGTGCAGGACAGCAAGGACCCCTTCCTCGCCTGGGACGGCATCCGTCGACTCGGCAACGTGCGATCGATCGCCGCGATCGATGTCGCGACGGGACGCACTAGCGAACTCCTGCCGGAGGGCAACATCGCCAGCTTTACCCTCTCCGCAGACGACTCACTCCTCGCCTATCAGCAGGACATCACGACCAAGACTGACTACGACGTGATCTTCGGGACAGAAAATCGGCTGATGCTCCGCCAGCTGGGCTCGCAGGCGCCCGCGACAATTATCCACCCCACGCTTCGTGGGATGACGTTGTCGTGGGCGGAGGACGGACGGCGTTATGCATATGCGCGCGACGGCCGGGTCTACGTCGCACGCCTGGGCGACGGTGCCCCGCGTCAGATCGCTGGGCCCGATTCGGTGCCGGCCACCGCCCAGGACACCAGCGCCGCCGCTCGGCAGGCGCGGGCCACCGCCAGGTTTTCGGTTGCCCGCTGGTCCCCCCGCGGCGACGCGCTCCTCCTGACGAATCCCCAGGGATTCTGGGTCGCGGACGCCGCCTCCGGCCAGCGTGAGCTCGTCCTCGCCACGGACACCCTTCCGAGCGCGCCGCGATACGCCCCGGTCGCCTGGTCACCGGATGGCACCCACCTGTATTTCACTCACGCTTCACGCACCCAGTGGGAACGAGGCCTCCTTCGCGTGGACCGCACGACCAGACAGCGCGAAGACCTCGCCAGGGATCGTCGTCTGTACCAGGGCTTTCGCCTTTCGAAGGACGGATCGCGCTTGGTGTTCACGGCCAGCGAAGGCAACCGACCGGGAGAACTCTACAGCGCGGACCCCTCCCTGCGGACGCCACGGGCACTGACCAACGCGAACCCCCAGCTCGCCAGCAAGACCCTGGCGCGAACCGAGCTGATCACGTATCGCGACACCGACGGGCGCACCCGCTACGGGGTGGCCTACCTCCCGGCCGACTTCCGCACCGGGACACCGGCCCCCACCCTCTTCAACGTTTACGAAGAGTTCTTGGACGACACCTTTGACGCCACGGCGAACGTGTTCACCTCGGCCGGATACGTGGTGGTCAAACCGTCCGTTGCCTTCGAGACAGGGTTTCCCGGTGAGGCCTGGCTGAAGGGGGTCACATCAGCCGCGAACGCCCTCGTCGAACGCGGCATCGCCGACTCGGCACGCCTGGGCGTATTCGGAACGAGCTACGGGGGCTACGCCACGAACCTGCTCATCACGCAGACGCCACGCTTCAAGGCTGCCGTCAACGTTTCGGGCAAGGTCGACATGATCTCGTTCTACACCGACAGCCCGCGCCTGGGTGTTCGCAACATCCACGCTGCCGAGAAGAGCCAGGACCGCCTCGGCGCCACGCTCTGGCAGCAGCCGCAGAAATACGTGGCACACTCCGCGATCATGTTTGCGGACCGCATCACCACCCCGCTGATGTTGGTCACGGGCGAGCAGGATTCCAACGTGCCGGCCGACAACTCGCGCGAGATGTATTATGCGCTCCGTCGCCTCGGAAAGGACGTGACCTGGGTGAACTACATGAACTCCGGTCACGGGACCCCGGGAACGAACGGCGCGGAGTTCATCGACTATCACGAACGCCTGCTCGGCTTCTTCGACTCGCACCTCAAGTCCCGTCCCGCCCCGGCTGTCGAGGCCACGTCGCTCACCGGGGAGCCGCTATACCGCAACACCCCAACCGGTGCCGCCGCGACTCGCATGGCCGAGCAACTGGCGGACGCGCGACGCGCCTGGCGCATGGCCCCGGCCAACGCCGACTCCCTGATCTGGTTGGGGCGGCGCACCGCATATCCGGGCCGGTTCAACGATGCCATCGCCATCTTCACCGACGGGATCGCCCAGCACCCCAACGATGCGCGGATGTACCGCCACCGCGGCCACCGGTACCTCAGCGTCCGCCGCATTGACGAGGCCATCGCGGACTTCGAGAAGGCCGCCACCCTCATTCGCGGGCGCAAGGACGAAGTGGAACCCGATGGCGCCCCGAACGCGCGCGGCATCCCGACGAGCACCCTCCAATCCAACATCTGGTATCACCTCGGCCTGGCGTACTACCTCAAGGGGGACTTCACCAATGCCTTGCGCGCCTACCGCGAGGACATGAAGGTGTCGACCAACCCGGACATGCAGGTCGCAACCTCGCATTGGCTCTACATGACGCTGCGTCGGATGGGTCGTGACGCGGAGGCCGCCCGTATTCTCGATCCGATCACGGCAGACATGCCCGTCATCGAAAACGGGTCGTATCACCGCTTGCTGCTGCTGTACAAGGGATTGCTCAAGCCGGAGGAGGTTCTGCGCAACTTCGGGGCCGATGGCGGGCTGGATGATGTCACCACCGCCTACGGCGTCGGCAACTGGCACCTGTACAACGGGCGACCGGCCGAGGCCGAGGCGATCTTTGACCGGATCATCGCCACGCGATCGCAGTGGGCGTCGTTCGGATACTTGAGTGCCGAGGCCGAGAAGCGCCGGCGGGTCGCAGATCGTTAG